The region ACAACCTCATCATAATCACTTGAATATGGTATTGTTGTCTCAATTTCCAAAATATCACAATTAAGTTTTTCTTTAATCTTATTAGCTATCATGCGAGTATTTCCAGTGTAAGAGAAATATACTATTAACTTTTTCATTTATACCACCTATCAACATTTAAAATTTTTTGCATAATAAAATTTTAAAGTGTATTTATCTATATGAAAAACCATACTCCAACTTTCACTATAATAAATTACTTATAATTAACTTCCAATTTTATTATATCATCATATATTTATTTGTATATTGATTTTATAGAATAATTTATAATTAAACTAGCTAATAAAATAAATATTCTACTTTTTAAACAATATAAAACTTTTAACGATTCATTAACAAAAAATATAATAAATTACTGTAAAATCCAAGTAAAAGTTTTCCATAATATTCCCATTCATTAACTTAATAAAAACTGTTGCTAATTACAACAATAAATATTATATAAAAAAGAACATATAAATGTTGCGAAATACAACAATGATAAAATATTTAAGATAATATAAATTTTAAATGATTCTTTTATACAGTCCTATCTAAACCAATGCTAATTATGTCCATATATTATCTACAAAAAAAAATAATAAGAAAACAGGAATTGTTTATCTAAATCTTTCATTTTTATTCAAACTGACATCCCAACATGAATATATTCTCATCTGACTACAGTAAACACATCATTACATTCTCTTGAAAAAATTTTGCCAAACTCCAGACACTAACCCCCAGAAACTTCTGTAATCAATAGTATCTGACCCATAATTGACCCCTATTATAAATTTATTAAATGTGGTTCAACATCAGGATCATGATTTGCAAGTGATTCTACACAATCAGGATTCAAACTTTGTTCACGAATCCATTCCAATGATTTTTTCTGCATTTCTTTGTCATCCGCAATCCCCGATGTAATTTGTTCCTTCCAGGACTTTTTTGCATAACCTCCATCTGCGAAAAGCAATACATATTTTCCACTATCATTCGTAATTTTCAGAGCACATAAACCTTCACAATGTCCAGGAATATTTATCATTACCAGACTTCCATCTCCAAATACATCATACGATTTCTTAACAGGACCATCTGACCCATTCCAGTCAAAACCCTCTATTTTAGTTCCATTCCACCAGTCATTATTATAACGTATTTTGTTCATCAAACTACCATTTTCTGCAAATTTGAGTTCATCATTTGCCACAAGTATTCTTTTGGCATTTTTCACCAGTTTCAATCCATTTACATGATCACAATCCAAATGAGAAAGCAATACCAAATCCAAATCAGCAGGTCGTATTTCAATTTCAGCAAGCTGTTCATCAATAGCATCACCTATTGGAAGAACTCCCTGATTCGTTTTATAAAGAAGAAAACCTCCAAGAGATTTCATTTGTGACTTTCTGTCAAATTTACCATTCGGACTCATATCCCTATCCCAACCACAATCAAATAAAATTTTTCCATGACTACATTCTATCAGATATGCAGAAACTGGCAACCACAGTCTATCATCTTTTTTCCAAATACACCACTTGCATTAATTGGATTGCAATGCTCACCACCAAAAGGCAATTCTGGAGCAACACAAACCCTACCCGTATGTAATACATGAATTTTTATTTCCCCCATTGCAAAATCCTCCAGTATTCATCTTTCCGTGATTATTATATTTATAACCATATGATAAAAAACGACACATTTCGCAAAAGTATTCTGTATTATTTAATATAATTTAATCTTTTAAAAAAAAAACTGCCATACTTACCTTATCCGGACTATCTTCCTAACTATGCTTTGAAATTTCAAGAATAAAACCAATCAATCCATCATACACCTATTTCACTTCAGCAATAGTTGTAAAAAAGTTATCCTAGCAACAGATGTTAATATGATAATTGTAGGTCATAGAGGAACATATAACTAGTATTCAGAGATGATTTTCATGATTAAAAGAGAGTTATATTTATCAAAAATTAATAAGTCAAGAAGACCAATATTAGAAAATATAGTATTTTTAGAGTTAATTAGAAGAAAATACCAGGTTACTGTTGGAAATATTGGAAAACAAAAAATTTTATATGTAGGAAACATAATAAAACTATTTATATCCAAGTATCTGAGTCAATTAGATGAAAATACATGTGAAAGAGAATTTAATCCTTTAGAAAAAAATATCTGACAATTATCCCAAATATGTATTAACACTGAATGACTGAGATTACTCTAAAAAGGGAATAACTCATTTAAATGTAATTGATTTTTTAAAAAATGAAAATATATAATTATAATATATTAAAAACATACTTAAATCTATGAAGTTAAATTTTAGATGCCTCTTTCTACGAGAAACATACTTCACCAGACTTCTATTATTAATCTCCACATGATTAAATTAAGTTTAGTATTTTAAAATATATAAAAAGGTAATTCTTTTAAAATGAAAAAATTTCCTTTTTCATAGGAAATGGAAGTAATTTAAATAAACTTCTTTGTATTCATCAATGAATCTTATTAATGCTCCGATTTCATCTTTGTATATTATTGTTGCTTCTTCACCGTTACTCCATGTTTTGCCTGTTTCTGCTTTTTTTAATTCATTCCATGAAACATGTTCATAATTATCTCCAGCATTTAATGTGAATGCTGGTTGTTCTATTTCAAAATCCATGCTACTAATAGCTCCATTTGGGAGTATTTTGTCTAATACTTCATTGAAGCTTTTTAATCCTTCTTCATCTCTTATTGCCGTGAGTTTTTCATGATTCTTTTTATTGAGTGTTATATTAGGCATGATTACACCTCTTTAAAATATAAAAAAATATAGATATTATATTAATGTTTTAGATGAAACTTATAACTCCTATATTAAAACTTAATTAAAATAACCATACTACGATAGCTACAATTATATTTATTATTAATACAATTACTTCTTTTTTAATGTCTTTTTGTTTTTTTGCTATTTGATATAATATTATTATAGATGTTATTATAAGGATTATTTGTATTAACTGTAATATTTCAATTATCATAATTTTCCCCTCCTTCCAGAATAGGTTAAATTTTAAATGTATCGTTCTACGAGAAACATATAGTTCATCTATATAAAATTTTAAAAAAAATCTTAAAATTTTATCATTCATTTAAAAAAGACACATAAAAAAGTGAAAATTTATTTTAGTAGGTATCTCTTTACATATAGCCCCCACTATTTGTTAACTAATTGAGTTAATAAATCTATAATAGCATCATTTTGTTCTATTATTCTTTTATTTTGTTTATTTAAAATATCTAATTTAATCAATTGTGAAGCTAAAAATCTACCATTAATTTTTTCTAATCTTGAAATACCACTTGTAACATATGCTCTATACACTTTATCTGCTTTTTTTGCATCTTCTTTAAATTGTTGTACAATATCTTCAAAATAAAAATCATACTCTTTTTCTGTGGTAGTTCTATTAGCTAGTTTTTTCTTTTTCCTTTTTTCTTCATAATAAGCATCATTTTTTTCTTTTAATTCTGTCCCCTTTTCTATAACTTTAGTAAAAAATCCTTTTTCATTTTTTTCTTCGCCTTTTACTTCAGATAATTCTGTTCCACAATTTTGGCAAAATTTATATGAATCATCATATTCTTCATTACAATTTAAACAAATTTTTGTCATGAAAATCACCTATTTCACTATTCAACGAGATTATATTAAATTGTTAATACACACCATTCTTAAAAGTTGATAATACTTTGTTAAATTTTAATAATATCTTTCTCCAAGAAATATACAGCCTCAAATATTTAAAGTTTAGATTCATCTATAGTAATAGGATTATCAGATGTACCAAACAAA is a window of uncultured Methanobrevibacter sp. DNA encoding:
- a CDS encoding MBL fold metallo-hydrolase, coding for MPVSAYLIECSHGKILFDCGWDRDMSPNGKFDRKSQMKSLGGFLLYKTNQGVLPIGDAIDEQLAEIEIRPADLDLVLLSHLDCDHVNGLKLVKNAKRILVANDELKFAENGSLMNKIRYNNDWWNGTKIEGFDWNGSDGPVKKSYDVFGDGSLVMINIPGHCEGLCALKITNDSGKYVLLFADGGYAKKSWKEQITSGIADDKEMQKKSLEWIREQSLNPDCVESLANHDPDVEPHLINL
- a CDS encoding zinc ribbon domain-containing protein translates to MTKICLNCNEEYDDSYKFCQNCGTELSEVKGEEKNEKGFFTKVIEKGTELKEKNDAYYEEKRKKKKLANRTTTEKEYDFYFEDIVQQFKEDAKKADKVYRAYVTSGISRLEKINGRFLASQLIKLDILNKQNKRIIEQNDAIIDLLTQLVNK